From one Candidatus Eisenbacteria bacterium genomic stretch:
- a CDS encoding PD-(D/E)XK nuclease family protein: MARLVNEFSWSFSRAKVFEDCKRKYWFNYYGSWGGWEDSAPLTTKKIYLLKNLKSRWMWSGEVVHRWVRDILSVSRTGRRLVPDEVVERAKEEMRSEYKESRKNVESVIAVFSGKPESGRSEYAQQGKKKGILLEHFYDPSLPDEKWVEIVDGVERCVRNFFSSPVFGELTQIPDRDWLQIEDDREFPSFSFEGDKVFAKPDCAHRAGDSAMRIIDWKTDRGKRVEGQDSKQEGPERPSVQLGCYALYAMNEWGGIPGKIQVLEQNLFTMERKESLVGEETLDETRRVIRESVRKMKDILSDRESNSAEEEDFPLTENRRLCNYCNFRILCGRNPV, from the coding sequence ATGGCAAGACTCGTGAATGAATTTTCCTGGTCTTTTTCGAGGGCAAAGGTCTTTGAAGACTGCAAGAGAAAGTACTGGTTCAACTACTATGGTTCCTGGGGAGGATGGGAAGATAGCGCCCCGCTCACGACAAAGAAGATTTATCTCCTCAAGAACCTGAAATCGCGTTGGATGTGGAGCGGTGAAGTTGTTCATAGGTGGGTCAGGGATATCCTCAGTGTCTCGCGAACCGGGAGAAGGCTGGTCCCGGATGAGGTCGTTGAGAGGGCGAAAGAAGAAATGAGGTCTGAGTATAAAGAGTCAAGAAAGAACGTCGAATCTGTCATTGCAGTGTTTTCCGGCAAGCCGGAGTCCGGGCGCAGCGAATACGCGCAGCAGGGAAAGAAGAAAGGGATATTGCTCGAGCATTTCTACGATCCCTCGCTGCCGGATGAGAAATGGGTAGAGATAGTGGATGGCGTTGAGCGGTGCGTCAGGAACTTTTTCTCGTCGCCGGTGTTCGGAGAGCTTACTCAAATACCGGATAGAGACTGGCTTCAGATTGAGGATGATAGGGAGTTTCCTTCGTTTTCTTTTGAAGGAGATAAGGTCTTTGCGAAACCCGATTGCGCACATCGAGCCGGCGATTCGGCCATGAGAATCATCGATTGGAAGACCGATCGGGGAAAGAGAGTAGAGGGACAGGATTCGAAGCAGGAGGGCCCTGAGAGGCCATCAGTCCAGCTGGGCTGCTACGCTCTCTATGCGATGAATGAGTGGGGCGGGATCCCGGGGAAGATACAGGTTCTTGAGCAGAATCTATTCACGATGGAAAGGAAAGAATCATTAGTAGGCGAAGAGACGCTTGACGAAACGAGAAGGGTAATAAGGGAAAGCGTCCGGAAGATGAAAGACATCCTTAGTGACCGGGAAAGCAATTCAGCCGAAGAGGAAGATTTCCCTCTTACGGAAAACAGGCGTCTCTGCAATTACTGTAATTTTAGAATTCTTTGCGGCCGGAACCCTGTTTGA